In Leptolyngbya sp. CCY15150, one DNA window encodes the following:
- a CDS encoding glycosyltransferase: protein MVAWLGGHGPTQQIAQQIQWFQQHPPTWVQAPALSLEHLLIPTIALLGTVLITMKLSPQPNTWSRGIVVGTLAILTLRYLLWRSLSTLNFGTPLSGLLSVGLLGLELLTLSASTIQLFLLFKVRDRRREADVLSVDVQSGDYRPSVDVLIPTYDEPEAILRRTVIGCQAMDYANHRVYLLDDTCRPGVQHLAQELGCEYITRPDNRHAKAGNLNHAIAQTTGDLIVVFDADFVPTTNFLTRTLGFFQKPNVALVQTPQSFYNPDPLARNLRLESVLTPEEEVFYRQIQPMRDGTRSVTCCGSSFVVRRSALEPLGGFDTESIAEDYFTGVRLSALDYDLVYLNEKLSAGLAPENMADYATQRIRWARGTLQALFIQANPLTLPGLTWVQRLVHLEGLLHWFTNLSRIGFLLMPLVYAFMGIIPIWATPSELVYFFLPYYAVQMVTFAWLNDRSRSALLSDLYSIVLCFPIALAVLQTLIRPFSRGFKVTPKGTESDRFRFNWVLASPLILLFIATAASLWVNVGMYLMQRFWVHHMMADGANAMKSYGLGWIWSAYNLVMVGLALLILLDVPRPDSHPWFPLQRTVRLTMHLPSSVSQLPQLALHHVTDDQSRLPGWSPVRAEESSSVSPAHLPKPTFWGTTTLLSQVGMEVALPKLDQQPHIPGGDLAVTLEMVEEQLAIAGQITHMGDRHGIPVVQIRFDELTLAQQRQMIQLLFCRPGQWQRHQTPGELETLWLLTRTLLRPHALLAAGEPRTIAVSSVRRRKGGRPADEWRLS, encoded by the coding sequence ATGGTGGCATGGCTAGGAGGGCATGGCCCGACCCAGCAAATTGCTCAACAAATTCAATGGTTTCAACAGCATCCGCCCACTTGGGTGCAGGCTCCTGCCCTATCCTTAGAGCACCTCCTGATTCCCACGATCGCTCTCTTGGGGACAGTGCTGATCACCATGAAGCTGTCGCCCCAGCCGAATACATGGTCACGGGGCATTGTTGTCGGTACCTTGGCGATATTGACCCTGCGCTACCTTCTCTGGCGATCGCTCTCCACGTTGAACTTCGGCACTCCCCTATCCGGATTGCTGAGCGTGGGTCTGCTGGGTCTGGAGTTACTTACCCTGAGCGCCAGCACGATCCAACTCTTCTTACTCTTCAAGGTGCGCGATCGCCGGCGAGAGGCCGATGTCCTATCCGTCGATGTCCAGTCGGGTGACTACCGGCCCTCCGTTGACGTCTTGATCCCCACCTACGATGAACCCGAAGCCATCCTGCGGCGCACCGTCATTGGCTGCCAGGCCATGGACTATGCCAACCATCGGGTCTATCTGCTAGACGATACCTGCCGCCCTGGAGTACAGCACTTGGCCCAAGAACTCGGCTGTGAGTACATCACCCGCCCCGACAATCGTCACGCCAAGGCTGGCAACCTCAACCATGCGATCGCCCAAACCACAGGAGACCTGATCGTGGTCTTCGATGCGGACTTCGTGCCCACCACTAATTTTCTAACTCGCACCCTAGGCTTCTTCCAAAAACCCAATGTGGCCCTGGTGCAAACCCCCCAATCGTTCTATAACCCCGATCCCCTAGCCCGAAATCTCCGCCTAGAATCGGTGCTGACCCCAGAAGAAGAAGTCTTCTATCGGCAAATCCAGCCCATGCGCGACGGCACCCGCAGCGTCACCTGTTGCGGCAGTTCCTTTGTGGTGCGGCGTAGTGCCCTAGAACCTCTGGGTGGATTTGATACTGAATCCATTGCCGAGGACTATTTCACCGGCGTGCGCCTGTCGGCATTAGACTATGACTTGGTCTATCTCAATGAAAAACTCAGCGCCGGTCTAGCGCCCGAAAACATGGCCGACTATGCCACCCAGCGAATTCGTTGGGCGCGAGGCACCTTGCAAGCCCTGTTCATCCAAGCCAATCCCCTAACTCTGCCAGGTCTCACCTGGGTTCAGCGCTTAGTGCATCTAGAGGGATTACTGCACTGGTTTACCAACCTCTCCCGCATTGGATTTTTGCTGATGCCCTTGGTCTACGCCTTTATGGGGATCATTCCCATCTGGGCCACGCCAAGCGAACTGGTCTATTTCTTTCTGCCCTACTATGCCGTGCAGATGGTAACCTTTGCTTGGCTCAACGATCGCTCCCGCTCAGCCCTGCTGTCAGATCTATACTCCATCGTCCTTTGCTTTCCCATTGCCCTGGCCGTTCTGCAAACGCTCATCCGTCCCTTTTCCCGTGGCTTCAAGGTCACACCGAAGGGAACCGAGAGCGATCGCTTTCGGTTTAATTGGGTCTTAGCCAGTCCGCTAATCCTATTGTTCATCGCCACGGCTGCCAGCCTCTGGGTCAACGTTGGCATGTACCTCATGCAGCGCTTTTGGGTGCATCACATGATGGCGGATGGCGCAAATGCCATGAAGAGCTATGGGCTAGGCTGGATCTGGAGTGCCTATAACTTAGTAATGGTGGGTCTAGCGCTGTTAATTCTGCTGGATGTGCCGCGTCCTGATTCCCATCCCTGGTTCCCCCTGCAGCGCACCGTGCGGTTGACCATGCACCTTCCCAGCAGCGTATCCCAGCTTCCTCAACTAGCTCTGCACCATGTAACCGACGACCAAAGCAGATTGCCTGGATGGTCTCCAGTTCGGGCCGAGGAGTCGTCATCCGTGTCGCCTGCCCATCTGCCAAAGCCAACCTTTTGGGGAACAACGACCTTACTCTCCCAGGTGGGCATGGAAGTCGCCCTGCCCAAGCTTGATCAACAGCCCCACATCCCTGGCGGTGACTTAGCCGTCACCCTAGAGATGGTGGAAGAACAACTGGCGATCGCTGGTCAGATTACTCACATGGGCGATCGCCATGGGATACCGGTGGTGCAGATTCGCTTTGATGAGCTGACCCTAGCCCAACAGCGACAAATGATCCAACTCCTCTTTTGCCGACCAGGACAGTGGCAGCGCCATCAAACGCCTGGCGAGTTGGAAACCCTGTGGTTGCTGACCCGCACGCTGCTACGCCCCCATGCTCTACTTGCAGCAGGAGAGCCTCGAACCATCGCCGTGTCCAGCGTTAGACGACGTAAAGGTGGTCGGCCTGCTGACGAATGGCGGCTAAGTTAA
- a CDS encoding SRPBCC family protein, producing MNQSYSEESETLTPELQAVDLGVTEPDVEALSSSAGIEIATETLGQRSRRITAEIWLPHSLEQIWQLLTDYDHLADFIPNLDQSRILASPDAHTTRIEQIGAECFLAIRFCARVVLDMAESFPHRIDFQMVEGDFRAFSGSWNLRPQEQAGQAGTHLHYVVQIEPTRLMPIGLIERHLRKNLMLNLAAIRQQADHLYVV from the coding sequence ATGAATCAATCCTATTCTGAAGAAAGTGAGACCCTGACGCCTGAGCTTCAGGCTGTGGATCTAGGCGTAACTGAGCCAGACGTCGAGGCTTTGTCCAGCAGTGCAGGAATAGAGATTGCAACGGAAACCCTGGGGCAGCGATCGCGCCGGATTACGGCAGAGATCTGGCTACCCCATTCCCTAGAGCAAATCTGGCAGCTTTTAACCGACTACGATCACCTGGCAGACTTCATTCCCAACCTCGACCAAAGCCGTATCCTGGCCAGTCCTGATGCCCATACCACGCGGATTGAGCAAATTGGTGCCGAGTGCTTTCTGGCGATTCGCTTTTGTGCTCGGGTGGTGCTAGATATGGCCGAGTCATTCCCCCACCGCATTGATTTTCAGATGGTTGAAGGAGACTTTCGTGCTTTCTCGGGAAGCTGGAATCTACGGCCCCAAGAGCAAGCTGGCCAGGCAGGTACCCATCTGCACTATGTGGTGCAGATTGAACCGACGCGCTTGATGCCCATTGGGTTGATCGAGCGCCATCTTCGCAAGAATCTTATGCTTAACTTAGCCGCCATTCGTCAGCAGGCCGACCACCTTTACGTCGTCTAA
- a CDS encoding GAF domain-containing protein — protein MNITSVPHTPIATASELLKQLTQGLLSDQHPHDLLSRFAQALGALVSADAVALIQAIPGQSGLQTLYWHKQGIHNPCPGYRSPCLLNILEHPAIATLFAKSNVLAIQDLTAKASQHWLTGDILEWLSVLSDRTGQSTASWNQPRSLLAVVTRLDHCVNGVFAVMRSQPYQWMEADVQLLNDLAEPLAIAMSHAQFQQQVRQQRRYQGVIGQLVTAVRHTETLEHIFEQALSEVVSTLQVSRGFILLLKYSDPAYQRQARSAIVGVRVSVAHQWPQTCELPQPEALAIAFDGDDRHAGTWINHSFALSDCPSCQHLYLHPQDVLALPSSLASSLSAVRVENDACSLHASPLDSSIMPSLVLVPLESHGKVLGYLAIQHHQPCVWQSEELDFLKLVAAQVGTAIIQSHTLQQVQSLVEERTAQLKHSLDVQAKLYAKTRQQIEQLQQLNQLKDEFLSTMSHELRTPLTSMTLAIRMLRQANLSEERRQKYLDILEEQCAQETSLINDLLALQKIETGSASSYRHKIDVYSMIRGIAQSFDDDFASRDIRFAVDIPKQNLSIRTDTDSLQRILTELLTNAKKYAAVSTDVHLQVMSERSPAGLPLLRVTLCNVGEGIDAEDMPYIFDKFRRGRGITQKAIPGTGLGLALVKGLVEHLNGTIEVSSQPISAPVRAGDGDRDQAEPRTHWETCFVLTLPQA, from the coding sequence TTGAACATTACGTCAGTCCCCCATACTCCTATTGCTACTGCGTCAGAGCTATTGAAGCAATTGACTCAAGGCTTGCTGTCAGATCAACATCCTCACGATCTGTTGAGCCGGTTTGCCCAAGCCCTTGGAGCCCTCGTTTCCGCAGATGCCGTAGCCCTGATTCAAGCCATTCCAGGACAATCGGGGCTGCAGACTCTGTACTGGCACAAGCAAGGAATTCACAACCCATGTCCTGGCTATCGTTCCCCTTGCTTGCTGAATATCCTAGAGCACCCAGCGATCGCCACCTTGTTTGCCAAGTCAAATGTTCTGGCTATTCAAGACCTTACCGCCAAAGCCAGCCAACACTGGCTCACGGGAGACATCCTAGAATGGCTTTCTGTTTTAAGCGATCGCACCGGACAGTCCACGGCATCATGGAACCAGCCCCGTTCCTTGCTAGCTGTGGTGACCCGTTTGGATCACTGTGTCAATGGAGTCTTTGCTGTGATGCGATCGCAGCCTTACCAATGGATGGAGGCAGACGTGCAACTACTAAATGATTTGGCAGAACCCTTAGCGATCGCCATGTCCCACGCTCAATTTCAGCAGCAGGTGCGGCAACAGCGCCGCTACCAGGGCGTGATTGGACAGTTGGTGACCGCTGTTCGCCATACGGAAACGCTAGAACATATTTTTGAGCAGGCTCTGAGCGAGGTTGTATCGACGCTTCAGGTTAGCCGTGGGTTTATTTTGCTCCTGAAGTATTCCGACCCGGCCTACCAGCGCCAGGCTCGCTCGGCCATCGTAGGTGTGCGGGTCTCTGTTGCCCATCAGTGGCCTCAAACCTGTGAACTCCCTCAACCAGAGGCGCTAGCGATCGCCTTCGATGGCGATGATCGTCATGCGGGCACTTGGATCAATCACTCCTTCGCGCTGTCGGATTGTCCGTCTTGTCAACACCTGTATCTCCATCCCCAAGATGTTCTAGCACTTCCCAGTTCCTTAGCCTCTTCATTGAGTGCGGTCAGGGTCGAGAATGATGCTTGCTCTCTCCACGCCTCTCCCCTCGATAGTTCGATCATGCCATCGTTGGTGCTGGTGCCCTTAGAGAGCCACGGTAAGGTGCTGGGCTACTTGGCGATTCAACATCACCAACCTTGTGTATGGCAATCGGAAGAGCTAGACTTCCTGAAGCTGGTGGCAGCTCAAGTGGGTACGGCTATTATTCAATCTCATACGCTCCAACAGGTGCAGTCGTTGGTGGAAGAGCGCACGGCACAACTGAAGCATAGTCTAGATGTGCAGGCTAAGCTTTATGCCAAAACTCGTCAGCAAATTGAGCAGCTGCAGCAGCTTAATCAGCTTAAGGATGAGTTTCTCAGCACCATGAGCCATGAACTGCGTACGCCCCTCACCAGCATGACCTTGGCCATTCGCATGTTGCGTCAAGCCAATCTGTCGGAGGAGCGCCGCCAGAAGTATCTGGATATTTTAGAAGAGCAATGTGCTCAGGAAACAAGTCTGATTAATGACTTGCTTGCCCTGCAAAAAATCGAAACGGGGAGCGCATCGAGCTATCGCCACAAAATCGACGTTTACAGCATGATTCGTGGCATTGCCCAGTCCTTTGATGATGATTTTGCCAGCCGCGATATTCGATTTGCCGTAGATATACCTAAGCAAAATCTCAGTATTCGTACGGATACGGACAGTTTGCAGCGTATCTTGACCGAGCTGTTAACCAACGCTAAAAAATATGCGGCGGTGAGTACAGATGTCCATTTGCAGGTCATGTCTGAGCGATCGCCTGCCGGGTTACCCCTGCTGCGCGTCACGCTTTGTAATGTGGGCGAAGGCATTGATGCTGAGGATATGCCCTATATCTTTGATAAATTCCGGCGTGGTCGAGGCATTACGCAAAAGGCAATTCCAGGAACAGGTCTGGGTCTAGCACTGGTTAAAGGGCTGGTTGAACATCTGAATGGCACGATTGAGGTATCGAGCCAGCCCATCTCGGCCCCAGTGAGGGCAGGGGATGGGGATCGTGATCAGGCTGAGCCTCGTACCCATTGGGAAACCTGTTTTGTGCTGACGCTTCCCCAAGCATAG
- a CDS encoding ribonuclease Z, which yields MQLTFLGTSSGIPTRSRNVSSIALRLPQRAEVWLFDCGEGTQHQILRSDIRISQITRIFVTHMHGDHIYGLMGLLASCGLAGNPSRIDIYGPPKLDDYLRACGRYSQTHFSYPVKVHTVTPGILYEDDEFVVSCEALTHRVPAFGYRVAEKDRAGRFNVDRATALGIPSGPLYGKLKRGEWVTLPDGRQINGADLCGPTEIGRKFVYCTDTIYCDNAVTLAQDADVLVHEATFSHHDAEMAYQRLHSTSTMAAQVALSAQVQQLVMTHFSPRYAPGNAVDLGDLLAEARAIFPNTVMAHDFMVHDIPRRLREAIASR from the coding sequence TTGCAATTAACGTTTTTAGGCACTAGTTCTGGGATTCCGACGCGATCGCGTAATGTGTCGAGCATTGCCCTGCGATTGCCTCAGCGCGCTGAAGTGTGGCTGTTTGACTGCGGCGAAGGAACTCAACACCAAATTTTACGCAGTGACATCCGCATCAGCCAAATCACCCGAATTTTTGTGACCCACATGCATGGGGATCACATCTATGGGCTGATGGGGCTCTTGGCAAGCTGCGGGCTGGCGGGCAATCCTAGCCGGATTGATATCTACGGCCCTCCCAAGCTAGACGACTACCTGAGAGCCTGCGGCCGCTATTCCCAAACTCACTTTTCCTATCCCGTGAAGGTGCATACCGTCACGCCTGGGATCCTGTACGAAGATGATGAGTTTGTGGTGAGCTGTGAGGCGCTGACCCATCGGGTACCAGCCTTTGGCTATCGGGTGGCCGAAAAAGATCGCGCTGGACGGTTTAACGTCGATCGGGCCACAGCCTTGGGCATTCCGTCGGGGCCCTTATATGGCAAGCTGAAGCGTGGCGAGTGGGTGACGCTGCCGGACGGACGGCAGATTAACGGAGCCGATCTCTGCGGGCCCACGGAAATTGGCCGCAAATTTGTGTACTGCACCGACACCATTTACTGCGACAATGCCGTGACCCTAGCCCAAGATGCCGACGTGCTTGTCCATGAAGCCACCTTCTCCCACCACGACGCGGAGATGGCTTATCAGCGTCTGCATTCCACCTCCACCATGGCGGCTCAAGTGGCTCTATCTGCGCAGGTGCAGCAGTTGGTGATGACCCATTTCAGCCCTCGCTATGCGCCGGGCAATGCGGTTGATCTCGGAGATTTATTGGCAGAAGCTCGGGCCATTTTTCCCAACACCGTCATGGCCCATGATTTCATGGTGCATGACATTCCTCGACGGTTGCGGGAAGCGATCGCTTCTCGATAG
- a CDS encoding DMT family transporter, whose protein sequence is MASNTSLGRSPFLPLLLIAPFFLWGTAMVAMKGTLPHTTPFFMAGVRLVPAGGLILLAAAWMKRPQPQGWMAWLWIGLFGLVDGALFQGFLAQGLTRTGAGLGSVMIDSQPLAVALMARWFFGERIGLWGGLGLALGILGISLLGLPDEWLVNLWQSGLQDVSVASWPEALGNLFQSGQWLMLMAALSMAVGTVMVRWVCRYADPVTATGWHMILGGLPLFALSSGLETQQWSLLDGGDWLSLSYATIFGSAIAYGLFFYFASSGNLTSFSSLTFLTPVFALVFGNLFLSEVLSSIQWVGVGFTLASIYLINQRDVLTTKMRLGRWLQAKQASEEPTADLAIAQPQEQEHPR, encoded by the coding sequence ATGGCGTCTAACACTTCCCTAGGGCGATCGCCCTTTCTGCCCCTGCTGCTCATTGCTCCCTTCTTTTTGTGGGGAACGGCCATGGTGGCCATGAAGGGAACCTTGCCCCACACCACGCCCTTTTTTATGGCGGGTGTGCGGCTGGTGCCAGCGGGCGGATTAATTTTGCTGGCTGCCGCCTGGATGAAGCGTCCGCAGCCTCAGGGATGGATGGCTTGGCTATGGATTGGGCTATTTGGGCTGGTGGATGGTGCGCTGTTTCAAGGGTTTTTGGCCCAGGGACTCACCCGGACAGGCGCGGGGCTTGGCTCTGTGATGATCGACTCCCAACCCTTGGCGGTGGCCTTGATGGCGCGCTGGTTTTTCGGCGAACGCATTGGCCTCTGGGGTGGTTTGGGCTTGGCCTTGGGGATCTTGGGGATCAGCCTGTTGGGACTGCCGGATGAATGGCTGGTTAATCTATGGCAGTCTGGTTTGCAGGACGTTAGCGTTGCGTCGTGGCCAGAGGCGCTGGGCAATCTGTTCCAAAGCGGTCAGTGGCTGATGCTCATGGCTGCCCTGTCGATGGCGGTGGGAACGGTGATGGTGCGCTGGGTCTGTCGCTATGCTGATCCCGTGACGGCAACCGGCTGGCATATGATTCTGGGGGGATTACCCCTGTTTGCCCTGTCGTCTGGTCTAGAAACTCAGCAGTGGAGCTTGCTGGATGGCGGTGATTGGCTGTCCTTAAGCTACGCGACTATCTTTGGGAGTGCGATCGCCTATGGATTGTTCTTCTACTTTGCATCGAGCGGCAACTTGACCAGCTTTAGCTCTCTCACCTTCCTCACCCCCGTCTTTGCCTTGGTGTTTGGCAACCTGTTTCTATCCGAGGTCTTAAGCTCGATTCAGTGGGTAGGGGTTGGTTTCACCCTGGCGAGCATTTATCTGATTAATCAACGGGATGTGCTGACCACCAAAATGCGCCTGGGCCGCTGGCTGCAGGCCAAGCAGGCCTCTGAGGAACCAACCGCCGATTTAGCGATCGCCCAACCTCAGGAGCAGGAGCATCCTAGGTAG
- the sppA gene encoding signal peptide peptidase SppA yields the protein MVWPFSRRFRKQIARIEVTGAIASGTRKQVLNALKVVEERKFPALLLRIDSPGGTVGDSQEIYQALMKLRDKVKIVASFGNISASGGVYIGMGAEHIVANPGTITGSIGVILRGNNLERLLEKIGVSFKVIKSGPYKDILAFDRELTDPEKDILQTLIDTSYHQFVRTVAEGRNLTIEAVKSFADGRIFTGEQALDLGVVDRLGTEEDARRWAAELAGLDPEKTPCFNLEEPKSWTSRLFSGRAYAQSPLAIGLEWLEFEASTSGLPLWLYRP from the coding sequence ATGGTCTGGCCGTTTTCTAGACGTTTTCGCAAACAAATTGCCCGCATTGAAGTTACAGGGGCGATCGCTTCTGGAACACGCAAGCAGGTTCTCAATGCCCTCAAAGTCGTTGAAGAGCGAAAGTTTCCAGCGCTGCTGCTGCGCATTGATAGCCCCGGCGGCACCGTCGGTGACTCCCAAGAGATCTACCAAGCATTGATGAAGCTGCGGGACAAGGTCAAAATTGTTGCGAGCTTCGGCAACATTTCTGCCTCCGGCGGCGTTTATATTGGCATGGGTGCAGAGCACATCGTGGCCAATCCGGGCACCATTACCGGCAGCATTGGCGTTATTCTGCGGGGCAACAACCTAGAGCGGCTGCTGGAAAAAATTGGCGTATCCTTCAAGGTAATCAAGTCAGGCCCCTACAAAGATATTTTGGCCTTTGACCGTGAGCTGACCGATCCAGAGAAAGACATTCTGCAAACCTTGATTGACACCAGCTATCACCAATTTGTCCGCACGGTTGCCGAAGGACGTAACCTGACGATTGAAGCCGTCAAAAGTTTTGCCGATGGGCGCATCTTTACTGGAGAACAGGCCTTAGACTTAGGCGTTGTCGATCGCTTAGGAACAGAGGAAGATGCCCGCCGTTGGGCCGCCGAGCTAGCGGGTCTAGATCCAGAAAAAACGCCCTGTTTTAATCTGGAAGAGCCGAAAAGTTGGACGAGCCGCTTATTTTCTGGGCGAGCCTATGCCCAGTCTCCGTTGGCAATCGGGCTAGAATGGCTGGAGTTTGAAGCCTCAACCAGTGGGCTACCCCTTTGGCTCTATCGTCCTTAG
- the aroH gene encoding chorismate mutase → MEWKVRAIRGATTVSENSVEAIQDAVHELLDELESLNQLDPSDIISAMFSATRDIDVVFPAAIARSRPRWDNVPLLDVQQMHVEGGLERCIRFLIHVNTPHPQVHHPYLRNAKNLRPDWGVAPVMPSPSTVQSHS, encoded by the coding sequence GTGGAGTGGAAGGTTCGGGCAATTCGTGGGGCAACTACCGTTTCAGAAAACTCAGTGGAGGCCATTCAAGATGCGGTGCATGAGTTGCTTGATGAATTGGAATCGCTGAACCAGCTAGATCCATCCGATATCATCAGCGCCATGTTTTCGGCTACTCGCGATATTGATGTGGTGTTTCCAGCAGCGATCGCGCGATCGCGTCCCCGTTGGGATAATGTGCCGCTGTTGGACGTCCAACAGATGCATGTGGAAGGCGGGCTAGAACGCTGCATCCGGTTTTTAATCCATGTCAATACGCCCCATCCCCAAGTGCATCATCCCTACCTGAGAAATGCCAAAAATCTGCGTCCCGATTGGGGCGTTGCCCCTGTGATGCCTTCTCCCTCCACCGTGCAGTCTCATTCCTGA
- the recG gene encoding ATP-dependent DNA helicase RecG, whose translation MDWERLQKALSYEAEGAFNDRQGKAHRFSEFLHLSLREPSVDLPEDDRNRCRDIADRYRVYGDMTLAQRRHLVADTRRFVLQSRRLLETAHQSPPEVTAAPKARSPHTKSITELVGTSSQLDLDQAVTYLKGMGPKNSDRLAKLGIYTVRDLLYYYPRDYLDYAREVNIRDLEAGETVTLLGTVKRCMCFTSPRNPKLTIFELVLRDRTGQIKLNRFFPGSRYSNRGWQEQQKRQYPIGARVAASGLVKVNKYGTTLDDPQIEVLSGPDDPIDSLTVGRVVPIYPLTDGVNANLLRRAMLEAIPAAAQLVDPLPQPLRDQFELMTLSEAIAQIHYPDHSDRLSQARRRLVFDEFFYLQLGLLQRRQSQRQAQTSAILTPQGALIEQFYEVLPFPLTQAQQRVVSDILQDLEHPMPMNRLVQGDVGSGKTVVAVIAALAAIQSSYQVALMAPTEVLAEQHYRKLVGWFNLLHLPVELLTGSTKVSKRRQIHTQLETGELPLLVGTHALIEDPVRFSKLGLVVIDEQHRFGVEQRARLCRKGDNPHVLTLSATPIPRTLALTLHGDLDVSQIDELPPGRKPIQTTLLTGSDRAHAYDLMRREIAQGRQVYVVLPLVDESEQLDLRSAIEEFQRLSETVFPDFAVGLLHGRMSSADKDQAIQQFRHNETQILVSTTVVEVGVDVPNASVMLIEHAERFGLSQLHQLRGRVGRGADQSFCLLMSTSKAETARQRLKVLEQSQDGFFIAEMDMRFRGPGQVLGKRQSGLPDFALASLVDDQDVLEVARNAAKTLMEQDPTLEPWDAMRQELAYRYRKLMGGAMMN comes from the coding sequence ATGGATTGGGAGCGTCTGCAAAAAGCACTGTCCTATGAAGCGGAGGGGGCGTTCAACGATCGCCAGGGCAAGGCCCATCGCTTCAGTGAATTTTTACATCTCAGTCTTCGGGAGCCATCGGTTGACCTGCCGGAGGACGATCGCAATCGCTGCCGAGACATAGCCGATCGCTACCGGGTTTATGGAGACATGACCCTGGCCCAACGCCGACATTTGGTGGCAGATACTCGGCGGTTTGTGTTGCAAAGCCGGCGCTTATTAGAAACGGCCCATCAGTCTCCCCCGGAGGTGACTGCTGCACCCAAAGCTCGATCGCCCCACACCAAGTCGATCACCGAACTGGTGGGTACGTCATCCCAGCTTGACCTCGACCAAGCGGTGACCTATCTGAAAGGCATGGGCCCCAAGAACAGCGATCGCTTAGCCAAGCTCGGCATCTATACCGTGCGGGATCTGCTCTACTACTATCCCCGCGACTATTTGGACTATGCCCGCGAGGTGAACATCCGCGATCTGGAGGCGGGGGAAACGGTCACCTTGCTGGGAACGGTCAAGCGCTGTATGTGTTTCACCAGTCCCCGCAATCCTAAGCTGACTATTTTTGAACTGGTGCTGCGCGATCGCACCGGTCAGATCAAGCTGAATCGCTTTTTCCCCGGCAGTCGCTACAGCAATCGGGGTTGGCAAGAGCAGCAAAAACGCCAATATCCTATTGGTGCCAGGGTGGCCGCGTCGGGCTTGGTGAAGGTGAACAAGTACGGCACCACGCTGGATGATCCGCAAATCGAAGTCCTGTCGGGCCCCGATGACCCGATCGATTCCCTCACTGTGGGGCGGGTGGTGCCCATTTACCCGCTCACGGATGGCGTGAATGCCAATCTCCTGCGCCGGGCCATGCTAGAGGCAATTCCAGCAGCGGCACAGTTGGTCGATCCCTTGCCCCAGCCCCTGCGCGATCAGTTTGAGCTGATGACCTTATCGGAGGCGATCGCCCAGATCCACTATCCCGACCATAGCGATCGCCTCAGCCAAGCCCGCCGTCGGCTGGTCTTCGATGAATTCTTCTACCTACAGTTGGGGCTGCTGCAGCGTCGCCAGAGCCAGCGTCAGGCCCAAACCTCAGCGATTCTCACGCCCCAGGGTGCCTTGATTGAGCAATTTTACGAGGTCTTGCCCTTTCCTCTCACCCAGGCTCAGCAGCGGGTGGTCAGCGATATTTTGCAGGATCTGGAACATCCCATGCCCATGAATCGCTTGGTGCAGGGGGATGTGGGATCGGGAAAAACGGTTGTGGCGGTGATTGCTGCCCTAGCGGCGATTCAGTCGAGCTATCAAGTGGCCCTGATGGCTCCCACGGAAGTGCTAGCGGAACAGCATTATCGCAAGCTGGTGGGCTGGTTTAACCTGTTGCACCTACCGGTGGAACTGCTCACGGGATCTACTAAAGTCTCCAAACGCCGACAAATTCATACTCAGCTAGAAACCGGTGAACTGCCGCTGTTGGTGGGCACCCATGCCCTAATTGAAGATCCGGTGCGCTTCAGCAAGCTGGGTCTGGTGGTGATTGATGAACAGCATCGCTTTGGGGTGGAGCAACGGGCCCGCCTTTGCCGTAAGGGCGATAATCCCCACGTGCTCACCCTTTCGGCAACGCCCATTCCCCGTACCCTGGCCCTGACCCTGCATGGCGATTTGGACGTTAGCCAAATTGATGAACTGCCGCCTGGACGCAAACCCATTCAAACCACGCTGCTGACCGGGAGCGATCGCGCCCATGCCTACGATTTGATGCGCCGGGAAATTGCCCAAGGTCGCCAAGTGTATGTGGTATTGCCCTTGGTGGATGAGTCGGAACAGCTAGATTTGCGATCGGCCATTGAAGAATTTCAGCGTCTCAGCGAGACGGTCTTTCCAGACTTTGCGGTAGGGCTGCTGCATGGTCGCATGTCGTCAGCGGATAAAGATCAGGCGATTCAACAGTTTCGCCACAATGAGACCCAGATTTTGGTCTCGACCACGGTGGTGGAGGTGGGGGTAGACGTCCCCAATGCCAGCGTGATGTTGATTGAACATGCGGAGCGATTTGGTCTATCCCAGCTCCACCAACTGCGGGGACGGGTGGGGCGGGGTGCCGATCAATCGTTTTGTCTGCTGATGAGTACGTCTAAGGCCGAAACGGCTCGTCAACGACTGAAGGTGCTGGAGCAGTCCCAGGATGGATTTTTTATTGCCGAAATGGACATGCGCTTCCGGGGGCCAGGCCAGGTCTTAGGCAAACGACAGTCAGGCCTGCCAGATTTTGCCTTGGCCAGCTTAGTGGATGACCAAGATGTTTTGGAGGTGGCCCGCAATGCTGCTAAGACGTTGATGGAGCAGGATCCTACCCTAGAACCCTGGGATGCCATGCGGCAGGAGCTGGCCTATCGCTACCGAAAACTCATGGGTGGAGCCATGATGAATTAG